In Candidatus Finniella inopinata, the genomic window ATTGATAGGGGCGCAATTGAATGAAGTCATGCATCAGTCTGACTTTCAAGCATTAGAGGGTTCCTGGCGTGGTCTGAATTACCTGGTCATGAATACGGAAACCAGCACCCATCTAAAGCTAAGGCTGTTGAACATTACGAAAAAAGAACTGCTGCAAGATTTGGAAAAGGCTATTGAATTTGACCAAAGCCAGCTGTTTAAAAAGATTTACGAAGAAGAATATGGAACCTTTGGTGGCCACCCCTATTCATGCCTGGTTGGCGATTATGAATTTACCCGTCATCCCCAAGATCTGGAATTGCTAGAAAGAATTTCTGGCGTGGCAGCCGCGGCCCACACCCCCTTAATTGTGGCGGCCCATGCCAAGCTTTTCGACCTGGATAGTTTTGAACATCTGGGCGTCCCCCGTGATTTAAGTAAGATTTTTGAAAGCTTGGAGCTGATCAAGTGGACATCGTTCCGCGCCAGCGAAGATTCCCGGTATGTATCCCTGGTGTTACCCCATGTTTTGATGCGCCTGCCTTATGGCGCCAATACGGTGCCGGTCGAAGGGTTGAATTTTGAAGAGGACGTCACCGGTTCCAACAGCAGCCATTTCTGTTGGGGGAATGCGGCCTATATTTTAGCCCAGAGGATCACCAATGCCTTCGCACTGTATGGTTGGACAGCCGCCATTCGGGGCGTAGAGGGCGGCGGTATTGTCGAGGATTTACCATCCTATACCTTTAAAACAACGGATGGAGACATTGCGCTGAAATGCCCAACAGAGACGGCCATTACCGATCGTCGTGAAAAAGAGCTGAGCGACCTTGGATTTATATCGCTGTGTCATTGCAAGGGTACAGACTATGCTGCCTTTTTTGGCGGCCAAACCAGCCAGAAACCAAAGGTGTATAATTTGGACGATGCCAATGCCAATGCGTCGTTATCAGCACGGTTGCCTTATGTCTTAGCAGCCTCGCGCTTCGCCCATTACATCAAGGT contains:
- the tssC gene encoding type VI secretion system contractile sheath large subunit; the protein is MVADLGVTDAATPTPVFTELLTTGKLARDETQNPFAHQMLGEFIAQLAKPPAVVTNNVVAFMNQRVQQIDELIGAQLNEVMHQSDFQALEGSWRGLNYLVMNTETSTHLKLRLLNITKKELLQDLEKAIEFDQSQLFKKIYEEEYGTFGGHPYSCLVGDYEFTRHPQDLELLERISGVAAAAHTPLIVAAHAKLFDLDSFEHLGVPRDLSKIFESLELIKWTSFRASEDSRYVSLVLPHVLMRLPYGANTVPVEGLNFEEDVTGSNSSHFCWGNAAYILAQRITNAFALYGWTAAIRGVEGGGIVEDLPSYTFKTTDGDIALKCPTETAITDRREKELSDLGFISLCHCKGTDYAAFFGGQTSQKPKVYNLDDANANASLSARLPYVLAASRFAHYIKVIMRDKIGSFMTKDNVALYLNTWIASYILLNDDAPQSVKAKYPLREARIDVFDIPGKPGSYRAVVYLRPHFQMEELTASIRLVATLPPPAK